From the Sphingomonas phyllosphaerae 5.2 genome, one window contains:
- a CDS encoding TonB-dependent receptor produces MTGTAVMPGVAMGQAAVTPAAAPVSAEAPVQAPAAAGPAADDIVVTGVRASLRSAQELKRNSSSILDAVVAEDIGKLPDNNASEALARVTGVQVNRSNDEANGVLIRGLPDITTTFNGREIFTAENRGVALQDFPAGALAALEVYKSGTADLIEPGLAGLVNVRSRRPFDFKGFEIAGGIRGNYNDQSGKLDPVGNILITDRWDTGIGEIGALVNFAITRTRYRNAVRFNDQGTRTAAGDAGNATDDLAVATPGVGTDFRFPNSVGNYFATGTRTRPSVNGSLQWRPNDRLEIYADGLWQAYRGEQSNENFTALLTDATLALPGQTGTRPTLSNVVLDPSDPRKVVSMTKSGGLAPQMFRSTFNDRTDTYQGAIGFVWKGDRARISSDYAYTYSTYSQLEYSLDSRFASSPTTNVEFDRDGGASFSFPGFDATNPDNYIWRGFYQKRYHATGGGHQWRGDVQLDTDLPFLQRLDFGLRWVSRTARLEQGDRYLATDALGIPLASLPTGQLETVQDGFRQPAAQFRNWLMPSRSAIRSNFDALRALTYSVGPRLIARDPTNLDLRDNVARFAQEEIALRPDGGFRAQESTYAAYLMGHYDFTVAGVEIDGTAGVRVVNNDGTYSGVTRLATDGVISFVPQDNRQNYVDVLPSFGMRLKFTDKLQGRLGYTETRTRPSFSQLNPAFNITRNNATGSLFDANGSGGNPDLVPLTSNNFDATLEWYFAPTGSITASVFYRDLFGFISTYTSVVQDPTYGRLQVSRPENAGSGRIKGAEANFQTFFDFLPGLLSGFGTQLNVTYLDGTNRLPSTLGEEAPVVPITGVSKWTYNVTGFYEKGPISARLSYNRRSSFVDSFTRNPGEAQFAGVSVMPISRLDFSASYTPVENITLTADVSNILAQPWRNFRNFAADAGYPVDVREEGRYYSLGVRFRF; encoded by the coding sequence TTGACCGGTACCGCGGTCATGCCGGGGGTGGCGATGGGACAGGCCGCGGTCACGCCGGCTGCTGCGCCGGTTTCGGCGGAAGCTCCTGTTCAGGCACCCGCTGCCGCCGGCCCTGCCGCCGACGACATCGTCGTCACCGGCGTGCGGGCCAGCCTGCGTTCGGCACAGGAGCTGAAGCGGAATTCCAGCTCGATCCTCGACGCAGTCGTCGCCGAGGACATCGGCAAGCTGCCCGACAACAATGCGTCCGAAGCGCTCGCCCGCGTCACCGGCGTGCAGGTCAACCGCTCGAACGACGAAGCCAATGGCGTGCTGATCCGCGGCCTGCCCGACATCACCACCACCTTCAACGGCCGCGAGATCTTCACCGCCGAGAACCGCGGCGTCGCGTTGCAGGATTTCCCCGCGGGTGCGCTTGCCGCACTGGAGGTCTACAAGTCCGGCACCGCCGACCTGATCGAGCCGGGGCTGGCGGGGCTCGTCAACGTCCGCTCGCGCCGCCCGTTCGATTTCAAGGGCTTCGAGATCGCCGGCGGGATCCGTGGAAATTACAACGACCAGTCCGGCAAGCTCGACCCCGTCGGCAACATCCTGATCACCGATCGCTGGGATACCGGCATCGGCGAGATCGGTGCGCTGGTGAACTTCGCGATCACCCGCACGCGCTACCGCAACGCCGTGCGCTTCAACGACCAGGGAACGCGTACCGCGGCTGGCGACGCGGGCAACGCCACCGACGATCTGGCGGTGGCCACGCCGGGCGTGGGGACCGACTTCCGCTTTCCCAATTCGGTCGGCAACTACTTCGCCACCGGCACGCGCACGCGCCCGTCGGTCAATGGCAGCCTGCAATGGCGACCCAATGATCGACTGGAGATCTACGCCGACGGCCTGTGGCAGGCGTATCGTGGCGAGCAGTCGAACGAGAACTTCACCGCGTTGCTGACCGACGCCACGCTCGCACTGCCCGGCCAGACCGGCACGCGCCCAACGCTCAGCAACGTCGTCCTCGACCCGAGCGATCCGCGCAAGGTGGTCAGCATGACGAAAAGCGGCGGCCTTGCGCCGCAGATGTTTCGTTCGACCTTCAACGATCGTACCGACACCTATCAGGGCGCGATCGGCTTCGTCTGGAAGGGCGATCGCGCGCGGATCAGCAGCGACTACGCCTATACCTACAGCACCTATTCGCAGCTCGAATACAGTCTGGACTCGCGCTTCGCCTCGTCTCCGACCACCAACGTGGAGTTCGATCGCGATGGGGGCGCGTCGTTCAGCTTTCCCGGCTTCGACGCGACGAACCCGGACAATTACATCTGGCGCGGTTTCTACCAGAAGCGTTACCACGCCACCGGCGGCGGCCATCAATGGCGCGGCGACGTGCAACTCGACACCGACCTGCCGTTCCTCCAGCGGCTCGACTTCGGCTTGCGCTGGGTCTCGCGCACCGCGCGGCTGGAACAGGGCGATCGTTACCTGGCCACCGACGCGCTCGGCATCCCGCTCGCCAGCCTGCCGACCGGGCAGCTCGAGACAGTGCAGGACGGCTTCCGCCAGCCTGCCGCGCAGTTCCGCAATTGGCTGATGCCCAGCCGCTCGGCGATCCGATCGAACTTCGATGCGCTGCGTGCGCTCACGTACTCGGTCGGCCCGCGACTGATCGCGCGTGATCCGACCAATCTCGATCTCCGCGACAACGTAGCGCGCTTTGCGCAGGAGGAGATCGCGCTGCGGCCCGATGGCGGCTTCCGCGCGCAGGAAAGCACCTACGCGGCCTATCTGATGGGCCATTACGACTTCACCGTCGCAGGCGTCGAGATCGACGGCACCGCCGGGGTGCGCGTCGTCAACAACGACGGCACCTATTCGGGCGTCACGCGACTGGCGACCGACGGCGTGATCTCGTTCGTGCCGCAGGACAATCGCCAGAATTACGTCGACGTACTGCCCTCGTTCGGGATGCGGCTGAAGTTTACCGACAAGCTGCAAGGTCGCCTGGGCTATACCGAGACGCGCACGCGTCCCAGCTTCTCGCAGCTGAACCCGGCGTTCAACATCACCCGCAACAATGCCACCGGCTCGCTGTTCGACGCCAACGGCAGCGGCGGCAACCCGGATCTGGTGCCGCTGACCTCGAACAACTTCGACGCCACGCTCGAATGGTATTTCGCGCCGACCGGCTCGATCACGGCCTCGGTCTTCTATCGCGACCTGTTCGGTTTCATCAGCACCTACACCAGCGTCGTGCAGGATCCGACCTACGGCCGCTTGCAGGTGTCGCGCCCTGAAAACGCCGGCTCCGGTCGCATCAAGGGCGCGGAGGCGAACTTCCAGACGTTCTTCGATTTCCTGCCCGGCTTGCTCAGCGGGTTCGGGACGCAGCTGAACGTCACCTACCTCGACGGCACGAACCGGTTGCCTTCGACGCTGGGTGAGGAAGCGCCGGTCGTGCCGATTACCGGCGTGTCGAAATGGACCTACAACGTCACCGGCTTCTACGAGAAGGGCCCGATCTCGGCGCGCCTCTCGTACAATCGCCGCTCCAGCTTCGTCGACAGCTTCACCCGCAATCCCGGTGAGGCGCAATTCGCGGGCGTGTCGGTGATGCCGATCTCGCGGCTCGATTTCTCGGCGTCCTACACGCCGGTCGAGAACATCACCCTTACGGCCGACGTCAGCAACATCCTCGCGCAGCCGTGGCGCAACTTCCGCAACTTCGCTGCCGACGCCGGTTACCCCGTCGATGTCCGCGAGGAAGGCCGTTATTACTCGCTGGGCGTCCGCTTCCGCTTCTGA
- a CDS encoding PAS domain-containing protein produces MMRPFGDGEMALRIREFDWAATSLGALADWPGELLSTVETMLAMPGPAVLLWGDALSLIYNDAYIAIARDRHPALLGLPALQGWSDILSDALRQRLAAVRGGASLSLHGLEVAVRDADGRFEPRIFDIAWSPVRDPTGVVAGALQTLVEVTEHARAAARLRESEARLRALIETGSHMLYRMSADWGRLMLLNGRTMLADIDEPVDDWLVRFVPPEDREAVRAAVAAARAGPHVFDCEHRVWRADGTVGWVLSRAVPILAADGTVIEWFGSGIDVTARRTADEAVRRSEELRRIALDGGGMAAWRYDIATRELRGDARYFALLGLPPSDDPVPHAHFVAQLTPHWQKAALRFIERTFVAGEEFDGEMEFAGGPGAGRWLRWRGRVDAPNGSVIHGVVFDVTEQRLAQASVLARDQLLRQFGDASQNALWVREAATLRWRYLTPAFRIIHGLARREALSGDHYRRWLDLVLPEDRDTVERAVARLRGGEHATVDYRIRRVSDGETRWLRTTEFPIRDADGQVALIGGITEDITSSRVAREALERSEERLRSAVEVGGVGLWDWNVLTDEVHWSDQHFLLQGLRVDAVTPSYAAWRERIHPDDRARTDAMIEAALVDRTPYAQEFRVVHPDGSRHWHAARGRFFYDDAGQPVRMTGAMIDVTTRREWQERQQVLIAELQHRTRNLLGVIQSLVEQGVRAASDLPDLRRRLGDRLQALARAQGLLSQLNDCERVTFDALLDAELAALGSTAAHVTRSGPRGVRLRSSTVQTLAMALHELATNAVKYGALGQCGAQLSIDWRLERDDDSEPWLHIDWRESGVAMPAAGTTPAGSGQGRELIEHALPYQLGARTSYAIGGDGVRCHIAIPVSVSL; encoded by the coding sequence ATGATGCGACCCTTCGGCGACGGCGAGATGGCGCTGCGGATCCGCGAATTCGACTGGGCGGCCACCTCGCTCGGTGCGCTCGCGGATTGGCCAGGCGAGCTGCTCTCGACGGTCGAGACGATGCTGGCGATGCCCGGTCCGGCCGTGCTGCTGTGGGGCGACGCGCTGTCGCTGATCTACAACGACGCCTATATCGCGATCGCGCGTGACCGGCACCCCGCACTGCTCGGATTGCCGGCGCTGCAAGGCTGGTCGGACATTCTCAGCGATGCATTGCGGCAGCGGCTTGCCGCGGTGCGCGGCGGCGCATCGCTGTCGCTTCACGGGCTGGAGGTGGCGGTGCGCGACGCCGACGGTCGGTTCGAACCGCGCATCTTCGACATCGCGTGGTCACCGGTCCGCGATCCGACGGGTGTCGTGGCGGGGGCGTTGCAGACCCTGGTGGAGGTGACCGAGCACGCGCGCGCCGCGGCGCGGCTGCGCGAGAGCGAGGCACGGCTGCGCGCCCTGATCGAAACCGGCAGCCACATGCTTTATCGCATGAGTGCCGACTGGGGCCGGCTCATGCTGCTCAACGGCCGCACGATGCTGGCTGATATCGACGAACCGGTCGACGACTGGCTGGTGCGCTTCGTCCCGCCCGAGGACCGCGAGGCGGTGCGCGCCGCGGTCGCGGCGGCGCGCGCCGGTCCGCACGTCTTCGATTGCGAGCATCGTGTCTGGCGTGCGGACGGGACGGTCGGCTGGGTGCTGTCGCGCGCAGTCCCGATCCTGGCGGCGGACGGCACCGTCATCGAATGGTTCGGTTCCGGGATCGACGTCACCGCCCGCCGCACCGCCGACGAAGCGGTGCGCCGCAGCGAGGAACTGCGGCGGATCGCGCTCGACGGCGGTGGCATGGCGGCGTGGCGCTACGATATCGCGACGCGCGAATTGCGCGGCGATGCGCGCTACTTCGCGCTGCTCGGCCTGCCGCCCAGCGACGATCCCGTGCCGCACGCACACTTCGTCGCGCAGTTGACGCCGCACTGGCAAAAGGCGGCGCTGCGCTTCATCGAGCGCACGTTCGTCGCGGGCGAGGAATTCGACGGCGAGATGGAATTCGCCGGCGGCCCCGGCGCAGGGCGCTGGCTGCGCTGGCGCGGGCGGGTCGACGCGCCCAATGGCTCGGTGATTCACGGCGTGGTCTTCGACGTGACCGAGCAGCGCCTCGCGCAGGCGAGCGTGCTCGCGCGCGACCAATTGCTGCGCCAGTTCGGCGACGCCTCGCAGAACGCGCTGTGGGTCCGCGAAGCCGCAACGCTGCGCTGGCGCTATCTTACGCCCGCCTTCCGTATCATCCACGGTCTCGCGCGCCGCGAGGCATTGTCGGGCGATCATTACCGCCGGTGGCTCGACCTGGTGCTGCCGGAAGATCGCGACACCGTGGAGCGCGCGGTGGCGCGGCTACGCGGCGGCGAGCACGCCACCGTCGACTATCGCATCCGCCGCGTCTCCGATGGCGAGACGCGCTGGCTACGCACCACCGAATTCCCGATCCGCGACGCCGATGGGCAGGTCGCGTTGATCGGCGGCATCACCGAGGATATCACCTCCTCGCGCGTTGCGCGCGAGGCGCTGGAGCGTAGCGAGGAACGCTTGCGCAGCGCGGTCGAGGTCGGCGGCGTCGGCCTGTGGGACTGGAACGTCCTTACCGACGAGGTACATTGGTCGGACCAGCATTTCCTGCTTCAGGGTCTCCGGGTCGACGCGGTGACGCCTAGCTACGCTGCGTGGCGGGAGCGCATCCACCCCGATGATCGCGCGCGTACCGATGCGATGATCGAGGCTGCGCTGGTCGATCGCACACCGTATGCGCAGGAATTCCGTGTCGTGCACCCGGACGGCTCGCGGCACTGGCACGCCGCGCGTGGGCGCTTCTTCTACGACGACGCCGGGCAACCGGTGCGCATGACCGGTGCGATGATCGACGTCACCACGCGCCGCGAATGGCAGGAGCGGCAGCAGGTGCTGATCGCCGAGCTCCAGCATCGCACCCGCAACCTGCTCGGCGTCATCCAGTCGCTGGTGGAGCAAGGAGTTCGCGCCGCCAGCGACCTGCCCGATCTTCGCCGTCGGCTCGGCGACCGGTTGCAGGCCCTGGCGCGCGCGCAGGGCTTGCTGTCGCAACTGAACGACTGCGAGCGCGTAACCTTCGACGCGCTGCTCGACGCCGAGCTTGCCGCACTCGGCAGCACGGCTGCGCACGTAACGCGCAGCGGTCCACGCGGCGTGCGGTTGCGCTCGTCGACCGTCCAGACCCTTGCGATGGCCCTTCACGAGCTGGCGACCAACGCGGTCAAATACGGCGCATTGGGCCAATGCGGCGCACAACTCTCGATCGACTGGCGGCTGGAACGTGACGACGATTCCGAGCCGTGGCTGCATATCGACTGGCGTGAAAGCGGCGTGGCGATGCCGGCAGCGGGCACGACGCCGGCCGGCTCGGGGCAGGGCCGCGAACTGATCGAGCACGCGCTTCCATACCAGCTCGGCGCGCGCACCTCCTATGCGATCGGGGGCGATGGCGTTCGCTGTCACATCGCCATCCCCGTCTCCGTCAGCCTGTGA
- a CDS encoding CocE/NonD family hydrolase, whose amino-acid sequence MRRSALLLPLIALATIAAQGPQAAPQQPPATGDIPAKFVLPTAANDYIRREVMIPMRDGVKLHTVIVMPRNATNAPIVLTRTPYDASTRANRSDSPSMLDALPLADEIFVRGGYIRVYQDIRGKYGSEGDYVVTRPVIGPLNPTKVDHTTDAYDTIDWLVDKANLPQSNGRVGMIGSSYEGFTVVMALLHPHPALKVAAPESPMIDGWMGDDWFHYGAFRLANIAWLGGQTGYKGGGTVPPTGGWDDYDNFRAVGSAGDWAKKSGYDQLPYWTRMSQHPGYDVFWQGQALDRLIVANPSNVPTIWEQGLWDQEDMYGAITSWEALKAAGKIGNNFLVMGPWRHSQVNREGRSLGPFQWNGDTAAQFREQMVLPLFDQYLKDGPAANLPAAAIYNTGENHWDRFADWPLACAQGCAAPLTPMYLQADGGLSATKGASGGDAYVADPAKPVPHLPRPVNFNDGRWGDWLVSDQRHADGRPDVMTYTTPVLTQSMRVSGAPIADLYAATTGTDGDFVVKVIDVFPAGNATDPKMGGYQLPISLDIFRGRYRDSFEKPSAIPAGKVQRYRFRLPTVNHVFQPGHRLMVQVQSSLFPLYDRNPQTYVKNIFFAKPADYRKATVTIERGGNQASAVLLPVVPVRKAP is encoded by the coding sequence ATGCGCCGTTCCGCCTTGCTGCTGCCGCTGATCGCCCTGGCCACCATCGCGGCGCAAGGGCCGCAGGCTGCGCCGCAGCAGCCGCCCGCGACCGGGGACATCCCGGCGAAGTTCGTGCTGCCGACCGCCGCGAACGATTATATCAGGCGCGAGGTGATGATCCCGATGCGCGACGGGGTGAAGCTGCACACCGTCATCGTCATGCCGCGGAATGCCACCAATGCACCGATCGTCCTGACGCGGACGCCCTACGATGCCTCCACCCGTGCGAACCGGTCCGACAGCCCGTCGATGCTCGACGCGCTTCCGCTCGCGGACGAGATATTCGTCCGCGGCGGCTACATCCGCGTCTACCAGGACATCCGCGGCAAATACGGGTCGGAGGGCGATTACGTCGTCACGCGTCCGGTCATCGGCCCGCTCAATCCGACGAAGGTCGACCACACCACCGATGCCTACGACACGATCGACTGGCTGGTAGACAAGGCGAACCTGCCGCAGTCGAATGGCCGCGTCGGGATGATCGGGTCGAGCTACGAAGGCTTCACCGTGGTCATGGCGCTGCTCCACCCACACCCGGCGCTGAAGGTCGCCGCGCCCGAAAGCCCGATGATCGATGGCTGGATGGGCGACGACTGGTTCCACTACGGCGCATTCCGGCTCGCCAACATCGCCTGGCTGGGCGGGCAGACCGGCTACAAGGGCGGCGGCACCGTGCCCCCGACCGGCGGCTGGGACGATTACGACAATTTTCGTGCGGTCGGTTCGGCAGGCGACTGGGCGAAGAAGTCAGGCTACGACCAGCTTCCCTACTGGACGCGCATGTCGCAGCACCCGGGCTATGACGTCTTCTGGCAGGGGCAGGCGCTGGACCGCTTGATCGTCGCCAACCCCTCGAACGTGCCCACGATCTGGGAGCAGGGGCTGTGGGATCAGGAGGACATGTACGGTGCGATCACCAGCTGGGAAGCGCTGAAGGCGGCCGGCAAGATCGGCAACAACTTCCTCGTCATGGGGCCATGGCGCCACAGCCAGGTCAACCGCGAGGGGCGCAGCCTCGGCCCGTTCCAGTGGAACGGCGATACGGCCGCGCAATTCCGCGAGCAGATGGTGCTGCCGCTGTTCGACCAGTATCTGAAGGATGGACCGGCCGCCAACCTGCCCGCGGCCGCCATCTACAACACCGGCGAGAACCACTGGGATCGCTTCGCCGACTGGCCGCTGGCCTGCGCGCAGGGCTGCGCCGCGCCGCTAACCCCGATGTACCTGCAGGCGGACGGCGGGTTGTCCGCGACGAAGGGCGCATCCGGCGGCGACGCCTATGTCGCCGATCCGGCGAAGCCCGTCCCGCATCTGCCCCGCCCGGTGAACTTCAACGACGGTCGCTGGGGCGACTGGCTGGTCAGCGATCAGCGCCACGCCGATGGCCGCCCCGACGTGATGACCTACACCACCCCCGTGCTGACGCAGTCGATGCGCGTGTCGGGCGCGCCGATCGCCGACCTCTATGCGGCGACGACCGGCACCGATGGCGATTTCGTCGTGAAGGTGATCGACGTCTTCCCGGCTGGCAATGCGACCGATCCGAAGATGGGCGGCTATCAATTGCCGATCAGCCTCGACATTTTCCGCGGCCGTTACCGCGACAGCTTCGAGAAGCCGAGCGCGATTCCTGCCGGCAAGGTCCAGCGTTATCGCTTCCGCCTGCCGACGGTGAACCACGTCTTCCAGCCCGGGCACCGCCTGATGGTGCAGGTTCAGTCGAGCCTGTTTCCGCTCTACGATCGCAATCCGCAGACCTATGTGAAGAACATCTTCTTCGCGAAGCCCGCCGACTATAGGAAGGCGACGGTCACGATCGAGCGCGGCGGCAATCAGGCGAGCGCTGTACTGCTGCCGGTCGTTCCGGTGCGAAAGGCGCCGTGA
- a CDS encoding glycine zipper 2TM domain-containing protein: MLSKMSFGLGSVALAMVALTPVAAQAQRYDDRAYYEREYRNYDDDGYRDHRGAYREAYRDGWNGEPRYAEYDRGGYDRRGYDRGGYDRDGGDYRGGNRNGYRNRGCQSGTTGTVIGAIAGGLLGRSIDGRGDRTLGTVLGAGVGALAGNAVERSDNPRRCQR, encoded by the coding sequence ATGCTGAGCAAGATGTCGTTTGGGCTTGGATCGGTGGCGCTGGCGATGGTCGCGCTGACGCCGGTCGCAGCGCAGGCACAACGCTACGATGACCGCGCCTATTACGAGCGCGAGTATCGCAACTACGACGACGACGGCTATCGCGACCACCGGGGCGCCTATCGCGAAGCGTATCGCGACGGCTGGAACGGCGAGCCGCGCTACGCCGAATATGATCGCGGGGGATACGATCGGCGTGGCTACGATCGTGGCGGTTACGATCGCGACGGTGGCGATTACCGCGGCGGCAACCGCAACGGCTATCGTAATCGCGGCTGCCAGAGCGGCACGACCGGTACGGTAATCGGCGCGATCGCGGGCGGATTGCTGGGCCGCTCGATCGACGGGCGCGGCGACCGGACGCTGGGTACGGTGCTTGGCGCAGGGGTCGGCGCCCTTGCCGGCAATGCGGTCGAGCGCTCCGACAACCCGCGCCGCTGCCAGCGCTGA
- a CDS encoding oligosaccharide flippase family protein, producing the protein MARPAVLNTLSLAIASGLNFVSLLLWVRLLPADEFGRYTLIISTALLINAIMFEWARIVGARTLYSATDPTRIDPGRADALFTIVSTFILALGVTTAVLFVSGRMIFGLAPGWLWVLFLFVFSEVTLTMLNIVSRARGAAWHTFGVIVTRSALSLAIGAVLVLVYHQGLTGVLLGLVIGQGIAVVGGIVSDGVWRRLRLRGNVEERRIMGEMLTLGAPLMLSSGLSYGVGVLDRYQIEHILGTSSVAYYAAPADLLQKTLGFAMLAVNITMYPAMVRAYEDEGPAQARVLLEGNAILYLAMCLPVVIAATVLAGPISHLLLGGALADRSAPLLPLVTAAALLRLLTIYHLQIAFQLTRHMRLLMIAPALAIGTFVLLGPLALHRYGLLGIAGVSLLAQMLGYTVSATLARRVFGIRLASRDAGKVLLAGAAMGAALVPFAGASGVMMTLAALAAGGIVYVGAILLLRLDQVRTIRAKFART; encoded by the coding sequence GTGGCGCGTCCAGCGGTTCTCAACACCCTTAGTCTCGCGATCGCCAGCGGGCTGAACTTCGTGTCGCTGCTCTTGTGGGTCCGGCTGCTGCCGGCTGACGAGTTCGGCCGCTACACGCTTATCATCAGCACCGCGCTGCTGATCAACGCGATCATGTTCGAATGGGCGCGGATCGTCGGCGCGCGGACGCTGTATTCGGCGACCGACCCGACCCGCATCGATCCGGGGCGCGCCGACGCGCTCTTCACGATCGTCTCGACGTTCATCCTCGCGCTGGGCGTGACCACCGCGGTGCTCTTCGTCTCCGGCAGGATGATCTTCGGGTTGGCTCCAGGCTGGCTCTGGGTGCTGTTCCTGTTCGTCTTCAGCGAAGTGACGCTGACGATGCTCAACATCGTCAGCCGCGCGCGCGGTGCCGCGTGGCACACGTTCGGCGTGATCGTAACGCGCTCGGCGCTCTCGCTTGCGATCGGCGCGGTGCTGGTTCTGGTATACCATCAGGGGCTGACCGGCGTCCTGCTCGGGCTCGTGATCGGACAGGGGATCGCGGTCGTGGGCGGGATCGTCAGCGACGGCGTGTGGCGCCGGCTGCGGCTGCGCGGGAACGTGGAGGAGCGGCGGATCATGGGCGAGATGCTGACGCTCGGCGCGCCTCTGATGCTCAGCTCGGGCCTGTCGTATGGTGTCGGGGTGCTCGACCGCTACCAGATCGAGCATATCCTCGGCACGTCGAGCGTCGCTTATTATGCCGCTCCCGCCGACCTGTTGCAGAAGACGCTCGGCTTCGCGATGCTGGCCGTCAACATCACGATGTATCCGGCGATGGTGCGGGCCTATGAGGACGAGGGCCCGGCGCAGGCACGCGTGCTTCTGGAGGGCAACGCGATCCTGTATCTGGCGATGTGCCTGCCGGTCGTCATCGCCGCGACCGTCCTTGCCGGGCCGATCAGCCACCTCCTGCTCGGCGGGGCGCTGGCGGATCGCAGCGCCCCGCTGCTGCCGCTCGTGACGGCCGCCGCGTTGCTGCGCCTGCTGACGATCTATCACCTGCAGATCGCCTTCCAATTGACGCGACACATGCGGCTGTTGATGATCGCGCCGGCACTGGCCATCGGAACGTTCGTTCTGCTGGGACCACTGGCGCTGCATCGCTACGGCCTGCTCGGCATCGCTGGCGTGTCGCTGTTGGCGCAGATGCTGGGCTATACCGTCAGCGCGACGCTGGCGCGGCGGGTGTTCGGCATTCGTCTGGCAAGTCGCGACGCCGGCAAGGTGTTGCTCGCCGGCGCAGCCATGGGTGCGGCGTTGGTGCCGTTCGCCGGGGCAAGCGGCGTTATGATGACGCTGGCGGCTTTGGCGGCGGGCGGCATCGTCTACGTCGGCGCGATCCTGCTGCTGCGACTTGATCAGGTGCGAACAATCCGCGCGAAGTTCGCCCGCACCTGA
- a CDS encoding ATP-grasp fold amidoligase family protein — MANPLRAAMRLLYNTLPAKQSLQVQSLKALGQWPDLDNPKTFNERVHALKLAARDPLMPLLADKVRVKEWVAERVGRDVVIPTLWTGTMLPEQPPCATPFIVKANHSSGWNHFVRTDDAAEWMLLRETSKKWLAADWHRYLHEWWYNEIDRLLLIEPIIGDNLNDYKFFCFNGEVKIVQVDEGRFTEHRRSFYDCAWQRQSFGFSYPQIVGEIAPPRHLARMIELAEILSVGFPFVRIDFYDLATGPKFGEMTFAPEAGFGRFSPISADRLLGDWWKEAAARVDARDDQPLPLPIAV, encoded by the coding sequence ATGGCAAACCCGCTACGCGCGGCAATGCGCCTGCTGTACAACACGCTGCCCGCCAAACAGTCGCTGCAGGTCCAGTCCTTGAAGGCGCTGGGGCAATGGCCCGACCTCGATAATCCGAAAACCTTCAACGAACGCGTGCATGCTCTCAAGCTGGCGGCGCGCGATCCGCTTATGCCGCTGCTTGCCGACAAGGTGCGCGTGAAGGAATGGGTGGCTGAGCGGGTCGGGCGTGACGTTGTGATCCCGACATTGTGGACCGGCACTATGCTCCCTGAGCAACCGCCATGCGCAACCCCCTTCATCGTGAAGGCGAACCATTCGTCGGGCTGGAACCACTTCGTCCGTACCGACGATGCGGCCGAATGGATGTTGCTGCGCGAAACGTCCAAGAAGTGGCTGGCCGCTGACTGGCACCGCTATCTGCACGAATGGTGGTATAATGAGATCGACCGGCTGCTGCTTATCGAGCCGATCATCGGCGACAATCTGAACGACTACAAGTTTTTTTGCTTCAACGGCGAAGTCAAGATCGTGCAGGTAGACGAGGGGCGCTTTACCGAACACCGCCGGTCGTTCTATGATTGCGCTTGGCAGCGTCAGTCGTTCGGCTTCTCCTACCCGCAGATCGTCGGTGAGATCGCGCCGCCGCGCCACCTTGCCAGGATGATCGAACTGGCCGAAATACTTTCGGTTGGCTTTCCCTTCGTCCGCATCGACTTCTACGACCTGGCGACTGGCCCGAAATTCGGCGAGATGACCTTCGCGCCGGAAGCCGGATTCGGGCGTTTCTCGCCGATTTCCGCCGATCGCCTGCTCGGTGACTGGTGGAAGGAAGCGGCCGCGCGCGTGGATGCGCGCGACGATCAGCCGTTGCCACTTCCGATCGCGGTCTGA